Below is a window of Cupriavidus sp. MP-37 DNA.
CAAGAGCAAGCGCCGGCCCCAATGCTTTTCAACTCAAGCCACGATCAATTCGTCGTCTTGGCACCGCCTTCAAACCACTGCCCCAGCAGGGCCCGTTCGTCGTCGGTGATCTGCGTCACGTTGCCCAGCGGCATCGCCTTCTGCTGCACCGCCTGCTGGTAGATCAGCTGGGCATGCGCCTTGATGTCCTCGGGCGTCTCGAGCTTGATGCCCTTGGCCGCGGTCGGCATCATCTTCGGCTGCTCGGCGTGGCACTGCACGCAGCGCGCGTTCATCACTTCCTGCACCTTGGCAAAGCTGACGGCCGCAGCGGCCTCGCCTTCGGCCTTGGCCACGGCCGGACGCGGTTGCGGCGCGATCATCACCGCCACCACGCCCAGCGCGGCAACGCCGGCGGCGGGCCACAGCACGTTGATCTTGCCCTTGTGCTTCAGGATGAAGAACTGGCGGATCAGCACGCCCGACAGCATGATCAGGATCAGCACCACCCAGTTGTACTTGTGGGCGTAGGTCATGCTGTAGTGGTTCGACAGCATCGCGAACAGCACCGGCAGCGTGAAGTAGGTGTTGTGCACGCTGCGCTGCTTGCCGCGCTTGCCGTGGATCGGGTCGACCGGCTGGCCGGCCTTCAGCGCCGCGACCACCTTGCGCTGGCCCGGGATGATCCACGCCAGCACGTTGGCGCTCATGATCGTCGCGATCATCGCGCCGGTCAGCAGAAACGCCGCGCGGCCCGAGAAGATATGGCACGCAACGTAGGCCGCCGCCGCGATGTAGATCGCGACCAGGATGCCGACCAGGCGGTCGTTCTTGTTGAACAGGCGGCAGATGCTGTCATAAACGATCCAGCCGATCAGCAGGTACGACACCGCGAAGCCGACCGCCGCGCCGGGCGACATGTCGAACACGTTCTTGTCGATC
It encodes the following:
- a CDS encoding urate hydroxylase PuuD; protein product: MEGYILDWANMLLRWVHVITAIAWIGSSFYFVWLDNSLTKPTAPDLKEKGVDGELWAVHGGGFYNPQKYLTAPKSLPENLHWFYWESYSTWMSGFALLVVLYLFNASTFLIDKNVFDMSPGAAVGFAVSYLLIGWIVYDSICRLFNKNDRLVGILVAIYIAAAAYVACHIFSGRAAFLLTGAMIATIMSANVLAWIIPGQRKVVAALKAGQPVDPIHGKRGKQRSVHNTYFTLPVLFAMLSNHYSMTYAHKYNWVVLILIMLSGVLIRQFFILKHKGKINVLWPAAGVAALGVVAVMIAPQPRPAVAKAEGEAAAAVSFAKVQEVMNARCVQCHAEQPKMMPTAAKGIKLETPEDIKAHAQLIYQQAVQQKAMPLGNVTQITDDERALLGQWFEGGAKTTN